The following coding sequences lie in one Pseudoxanthomonas sp. SE1 genomic window:
- a CDS encoding glycosyltransferase family 2 protein, which yields MTSLSVVIPVFNEAGNIAPLVREVVQHLRGRIVFDIVCVDDQSEDDTRDVLTALKAEVPELRVVVHHCRSGQSAAVRTGVKHALSPWIVTLDGDGQNDPGDILKLLAAREAGNPQTKLYAGWRVDRKDTSSKRWASRWANRIRQWLLHDDTPDTGCGIKLFERAAFLDLPYFDHMHRYLPALMQRAGWMTVSVPVSHRPRGSGQSKYTNLGRALVGIRDLMGVSWLIRRSHVTAVSEVHMGRKP from the coding sequence ATGACAAGCCTTTCCGTCGTCATCCCTGTTTTCAACGAAGCCGGCAACATCGCGCCGCTGGTGCGCGAAGTGGTCCAGCACCTGCGTGGCCGCATTGTGTTCGACATCGTCTGCGTGGACGACCAGTCCGAAGACGACACCCGCGATGTGCTCACGGCACTGAAGGCCGAAGTGCCGGAGTTGCGCGTTGTGGTGCATCACTGCCGCAGCGGCCAGAGCGCCGCCGTCCGCACCGGCGTGAAGCATGCGCTGTCGCCGTGGATCGTCACCCTCGACGGTGACGGCCAGAACGATCCCGGCGACATCCTCAAGCTGCTGGCGGCACGCGAGGCCGGCAACCCGCAGACCAAGCTCTACGCGGGCTGGCGGGTGGATCGCAAGGACACCAGCAGCAAGCGCTGGGCGTCGCGCTGGGCCAACCGCATCCGCCAGTGGCTCCTGCATGACGACACGCCCGACACCGGCTGCGGCATCAAGCTGTTCGAGCGTGCGGCATTCCTCGATCTTCCCTATTTCGACCACATGCACCGTTACCTGCCCGCGCTCATGCAGCGCGCGGGCTGGATGACGGTCAGCGTGCCGGTGTCGCATCGGCCGCGCGGGTCCGGCCAATCGAAGTACACCAATCTGGGCCGCGCACTGGTCGGCATCCGCGATCTGATGGGCGTATCGTGGCTGATCCGCCGCAGCCACGTGACCGCGGTCAGCGAAGTCCACATGGGGCGCAAACCATGA
- a CDS encoding phosphoethanolamine--lipid A transferase, giving the protein MSAHVLDHASATTRWQRLRAALAVRPLVGTETLILAACLYFSLFANAVFWRAASPQPWAQGTWTLSLFLLVTAVHGIVLSLLVWRRTARVVLSLLVVVAALAGHYMAAYGIYIDADMVRNVLHTDWREATDLAGPDALLPLLAAVPPLFVVWRVRLRPRGVARAVLARIVFLLGMVLVGLVGVLPSLQPLTAFLRNQREVRYLVTPANVLVSLSKVVSEDSPGRTHTQLPIGEDAVQSPAATMRRPRLLVLVVGETARAANWGLNGYARQTTPELAARGVLNFPHVSACGSSTEVSLPCMFSPWGRERYDEKAIRSHQSLLHVLQRAGVATVWRENQSGCKGVCTGLPVEDLHARKDPALCDGTRCFDGILLEGLEETVARNTGDQVIVLHMLGNHGPTYFERYPPAFRRFTPVCETSDLGRCSRVQIVNAYDNALAYTDHVLAGAIDRLSTLPGYDTALIYVSDHGESLGEKGLYLHGMPYAIAPREQLDVPMVAWFSPSWRQSTHLDPQCLRDRTGRQASHDQLFHTVLGLTDVKTSLYRPDHDIFLTCRSAR; this is encoded by the coding sequence ATGAGCGCCCACGTCCTCGATCACGCTTCCGCTACCACCCGCTGGCAACGCCTGCGTGCCGCGCTGGCGGTCCGCCCGCTGGTCGGCACGGAAACACTGATCCTGGCGGCCTGCCTTTACTTCAGCCTGTTCGCGAACGCGGTCTTCTGGCGTGCAGCGTCCCCGCAACCCTGGGCACAGGGAACCTGGACGCTGTCGTTGTTCCTGCTGGTCACCGCGGTGCACGGGATCGTGCTGTCGCTGCTGGTATGGCGCCGCACCGCGCGCGTGGTGCTGTCATTGCTGGTGGTGGTCGCGGCGTTGGCCGGGCACTACATGGCGGCGTACGGCATCTACATCGACGCCGACATGGTCCGCAACGTCCTGCACACCGACTGGCGCGAAGCCACCGACCTCGCCGGCCCGGATGCGCTGCTGCCATTGCTGGCGGCGGTGCCGCCTCTGTTCGTGGTGTGGCGCGTGCGCCTGCGGCCGCGCGGGGTTGCACGCGCAGTGCTGGCGCGCATCGTCTTCCTCCTCGGCATGGTCCTGGTCGGGCTGGTCGGCGTGCTGCCTTCCCTGCAGCCGCTTACCGCCTTCCTGCGCAACCAGCGCGAAGTGCGCTACCTCGTCACGCCCGCCAACGTACTTGTATCGCTGTCGAAGGTGGTCAGCGAAGACTCGCCCGGTCGCACCCATACCCAGCTTCCCATCGGGGAGGACGCCGTGCAGTCGCCTGCCGCCACGATGCGGCGGCCGCGCCTGCTGGTGCTGGTGGTGGGCGAGACCGCGCGTGCCGCCAATTGGGGCCTCAACGGTTACGCACGCCAGACCACGCCGGAACTGGCGGCACGCGGCGTGCTCAACTTCCCGCACGTCAGTGCGTGCGGAAGCAGCACCGAAGTCTCGCTGCCCTGCATGTTCTCCCCGTGGGGACGCGAACGCTACGACGAAAAGGCGATCCGCAGCCACCAGTCGTTGCTGCATGTCCTGCAGCGCGCGGGCGTGGCCACGGTGTGGCGCGAGAACCAGTCCGGTTGCAAGGGCGTCTGCACCGGACTGCCGGTCGAAGACCTGCATGCACGCAAGGATCCCGCACTCTGCGACGGGACGCGCTGCTTCGACGGCATCCTGCTTGAAGGGCTGGAAGAAACCGTCGCGCGCAACACGGGCGACCAGGTGATCGTGCTGCACATGCTGGGCAACCACGGCCCGACCTACTTCGAGCGCTACCCTCCTGCTTTCCGCCGCTTCACGCCTGTCTGCGAGACCTCGGACCTGGGGCGCTGCAGCCGCGTGCAGATCGTCAACGCATACGACAACGCGCTCGCCTACACGGACCACGTGCTGGCGGGCGCGATCGATCGCCTGTCGACGCTCCCCGGCTACGACACGGCGCTGATCTACGTCTCCGACCATGGCGAATCGCTGGGCGAGAAGGGCCTTTACCTGCACGGCATGCCCTATGCCATCGCGCCACGCGAGCAGCTCGACGTGCCGATGGTCGCGTGGTTCTCGCCCTCGTGGCGGCAATCCACGCACCTGGATCCGCAGTGCCTGCGCGACCGCACGGGCAGGCAGGCCAGCCACGACCAGCTTTTCCACACCGTCCTGGGGCTCACCGACGTGAAGACATCGCTGTACCGACCGGACCACGACATTTTCCTGACCTGCCGGAGCGCACGCTGA
- a CDS encoding phosphatase PAP2 family protein, giving the protein MPLLLIAWLLACRIDMPWAGWLFHWEGDAWSLKRSVLLETVLHRGGRTASLLAWLGLLAATLAHWAKPASAAWTRPAARLLLALLASTACVALLKSVTQVDCPWDLAGLGGQRAYVPLLAPRPASLGHAACFPAAHAASGYAWVALYFFFLHVAPGWRHAGLAIGLLAGGVFGLAQQLRGAHFLSHDVASLAVCWTIACGVEALGARRSLTAAEAQA; this is encoded by the coding sequence TTGCCCCTGCTGCTGATCGCATGGCTGCTGGCGTGCCGTATCGACATGCCTTGGGCGGGTTGGCTGTTCCATTGGGAAGGCGATGCGTGGTCGTTGAAGCGCAGCGTGCTGCTGGAAACCGTGCTGCATCGTGGCGGCCGCACCGCGAGCCTGCTGGCCTGGCTTGGCCTGCTGGCCGCCACCCTGGCGCACTGGGCGAAGCCTGCATCGGCCGCATGGACGCGTCCTGCCGCTCGCCTGCTGCTGGCGCTGCTGGCGTCCACGGCATGCGTGGCCCTGTTGAAGTCGGTCACGCAGGTGGATTGCCCGTGGGATCTGGCGGGACTCGGCGGCCAGCGCGCGTACGTGCCGCTGCTGGCACCGCGCCCGGCTTCGTTGGGCCACGCCGCCTGCTTTCCCGCCGCGCATGCCGCCAGCGGTTACGCCTGGGTGGCGTTGTACTTTTTCTTCCTGCACGTCGCGCCCGGATGGCGGCATGCAGGGCTCGCGATCGGGCTGCTGGCAGGTGGCGTCTTCGGCCTGGCGCAGCAACTGCGCGGTGCGCACTTCCTGTCGCACGACGTCGCCAGCCTGGCGGTGTGCTGGACCATCGCCTGCGGTGTCGAGGCACTCGGCGCACGACGCAGCCTCACGGCGGCGGAGGCGCAGGCATGA
- a CDS encoding glycosyltransferase family 39 protein, whose product MHPMRLRHAPGWQAPLLLVLMVWALLAGLGMREPMPADEPRFVLAARTMVETGQWLFPHRGVELYAEKPPTFMWLQAASYLLVRDWQVAFLLPSLLAALLTLWLSGDLARRLWGRRAMPYAVFGLFVCLQFALQAKRAQIDMVLVAMTTLSLWALLRYLLEKPSPWLLALGTFAAGLGTVTKGVGFLPLLVFLPWLWVRWTSPGTLPAQRGVHALAGVAGFLLGAGTWLLPMLATALSSSDPALQGYAREMLFKQTGTRYANAWHHVKPAWYYLQAMLTLWLPGVLLAPWLLPAWWRRVRRPDARHVLLLGWAALVLVFFSASPGKREVYIFPMLPALTVAAAPLLAGLLRRRAVRAVLWSYMAVLALVAGVLGAWLSMASPERLHALLDGRGTDMATVAQLSRWLLGFAVVAIAAMVVARRHVAVALVAVTAALWTAYGMGFMPALSPDSSAKALMQRVGERIGPEAELAMLGWREQHLLQADRPVTDFGFKQPWADQWQHAHAWLLEAPAKRWLFLRSEAIGPCLDPAKVVDIGASNRRNWILAPGDAWIDGCDVPADWAANVGED is encoded by the coding sequence ATGCACCCGATGCGCCTTCGACACGCCCCCGGCTGGCAGGCGCCGCTGCTGCTCGTGCTGATGGTCTGGGCGCTGCTGGCGGGACTGGGCATGCGCGAGCCGATGCCGGCGGACGAACCGCGCTTCGTGCTGGCCGCGCGGACGATGGTGGAGACCGGCCAGTGGCTGTTCCCGCACCGTGGCGTGGAGCTGTATGCCGAGAAGCCACCGACATTCATGTGGCTGCAGGCCGCCAGCTACCTGCTGGTGCGCGACTGGCAGGTGGCGTTCCTGCTGCCCTCGCTGCTGGCCGCGCTGCTGACGCTCTGGCTGTCCGGTGACCTGGCACGCCGCCTGTGGGGCCGGCGCGCGATGCCCTATGCCGTCTTCGGCCTGTTCGTCTGCCTGCAGTTCGCCCTGCAGGCCAAGCGCGCGCAGATCGACATGGTGCTGGTGGCCATGACCACGCTGTCGCTGTGGGCGCTGCTGCGCTATCTGCTGGAGAAGCCGAGTCCGTGGCTGCTGGCGCTCGGCACGTTCGCCGCGGGCCTGGGCACAGTGACCAAGGGGGTCGGCTTCCTGCCGCTGCTGGTGTTCCTGCCGTGGCTGTGGGTGCGCTGGACATCCCCCGGGACGCTGCCCGCGCAGCGTGGCGTCCATGCGCTCGCGGGCGTTGCGGGCTTCCTGCTGGGTGCGGGTACCTGGCTGTTGCCGATGCTGGCCACGGCATTGTCGTCGAGCGACCCCGCGCTGCAGGGATATGCGCGCGAGATGCTGTTCAAGCAGACCGGCACGCGCTATGCCAATGCATGGCATCACGTGAAGCCGGCGTGGTACTACCTGCAAGCGATGCTGACGCTGTGGCTGCCCGGCGTGCTGCTGGCGCCGTGGCTGCTGCCCGCGTGGTGGCGACGCGTGCGCCGGCCGGACGCGCGCCATGTCCTGCTGCTGGGTTGGGCGGCGCTGGTACTGGTGTTCTTCAGCGCCAGCCCGGGCAAGCGCGAGGTCTACATCTTCCCCATGCTGCCGGCGCTGACGGTGGCCGCCGCGCCGTTGCTCGCGGGCCTGTTGCGACGGCGCGCGGTGCGCGCAGTACTGTGGTCATACATGGCCGTGCTGGCATTGGTCGCAGGCGTGCTGGGCGCGTGGCTGTCGATGGCGTCCCCCGAGCGCCTGCACGCACTGCTCGACGGTCGCGGCACGGACATGGCGACGGTCGCGCAGCTGAGCCGATGGCTGCTGGGATTCGCCGTCGTGGCCATCGCTGCCATGGTCGTCGCGCGACGGCATGTGGCGGTGGCGCTGGTCGCCGTGACGGCCGCCCTGTGGACGGCGTATGGCATGGGCTTCATGCCGGCGCTCAGTCCGGACAGCTCGGCCAAGGCGCTGATGCAGCGCGTCGGCGAGCGGATCGGTCCGGAGGCCGAACTGGCCATGCTGGGCTGGCGCGAACAGCATCTGCTGCAGGCGGACCGGCCCGTGACCGACTTCGGGTTCAAGCAACCCTGGGCGGACCAGTGGCAACACGCGCACGCGTGGCTGTTGGAAGCGCCGGCGAAGCGCTGGCTGTTCCTGCGCAGCGAAGCCATCGGCCCGTGCCTGGATCCGGCGAAGGTGGTCGACATCGGCGCGTCCAATCGGCGCAACTGGATCCTCGCACCAGGCGACGCATGGATCGATGGCTGCGATGTGCCGGCCGACTGGGCGGCGAACGTCGGCGAAGACTGA
- a CDS encoding response regulator transcription factor: protein MRLLVIEDNRNLVANLFDYFEARGHTLDAAPDGVTGLHLAGTQAYDAIVLDWMLPRLEGPEVLRRLREEHASDIPVIMLTARDELPDKIIGFRAGADDYLTKPFDLPELEVRLEALMARMHGRQRRKVLEVHDLKLDLATLEVTRDGRPLHLYPACRKLLETLMQASPAAVTRQQLEHALWGDDPPDGDMLRSHIYELRRSVDGPFPVKLIQTLPRTGYRLAVPHEAKDA, encoded by the coding sequence ATGCGGCTGCTGGTCATCGAAGACAACCGGAACCTGGTAGCGAACCTGTTCGACTACTTCGAGGCGCGCGGCCATACCCTGGACGCGGCGCCCGATGGCGTGACCGGCCTGCACCTGGCCGGCACCCAGGCCTATGACGCCATCGTGCTGGACTGGATGCTGCCGCGCCTGGAAGGCCCGGAGGTGCTGCGCCGGCTGCGCGAGGAACACGCATCCGACATCCCGGTCATCATGCTGACGGCACGCGACGAGCTGCCCGACAAGATCATCGGTTTCCGCGCGGGCGCCGACGATTACCTGACCAAGCCGTTCGACCTGCCGGAACTCGAAGTGCGGCTTGAGGCGCTGATGGCGCGGATGCATGGCCGGCAGCGGCGCAAGGTGCTGGAAGTGCACGACCTCAAGCTCGATCTGGCCACATTGGAAGTCACGCGCGATGGCCGGCCCCTGCACCTGTATCCCGCGTGCCGCAAGTTGCTCGAGACACTGATGCAGGCCAGTCCCGCCGCGGTCACCCGTCAGCAGCTGGAGCATGCCCTGTGGGGCGACGATCCACCGGATGGCGACATGCTCCGTTCGCACATCTATGAACTGCGGCGCAGCGTCGATGGTCCGTTTCCGGTCAAGTTGATCCAGACGCTTCCGCGCACCGGCTACCGGTTGGCGGTGCCGCACGAGGCGAAGGACGCATGA
- a CDS encoding HAMP domain-containing sensor histidine kinase has protein sequence MKRHRSLHAEIRRLLGGYAVLLAAIIILVFADDFLEDWVWKLLLQQEIVHYVQQKAADPGHAWRDSDEIQLYSVPGRLPPPGLSMLPQGVHDDFWFGGRENVVLVQRVQGVDYFVVRDITGIETIEDALLLGSLGLAFVALVVIGVMVARGVRTALRPLSDLANDIGTLSPDHAGQRVVVADGASSELHVITNALNDYLRRQDDFVERERIFIDTASHELRTPIAIMAGASELALGQPGLPAPARQQVQRIHRTARDVERLIALLLTLAKDPARLSRSNEVVMLHELLPDIIDDHRHLLAGKDLSIVVDELRPCTVSAPLHIVQAAVGNLLRNAIENSDRGEIHVRLDADATVTLQDPGHGMTPEDISRIYAQLARGGSREGGGIGLDLLARLCEHLGWTLSIQSAPGRGTISRLRLSR, from the coding sequence ATGAAGCGCCACCGTAGCCTGCATGCGGAAATCAGGCGGCTGCTTGGTGGGTACGCGGTGTTGCTGGCCGCCATCATCATCCTGGTCTTCGCGGATGATTTCCTCGAGGACTGGGTCTGGAAGTTGCTGCTCCAGCAGGAGATCGTGCACTACGTGCAGCAGAAGGCCGCGGACCCGGGCCACGCATGGCGTGACAGCGATGAGATCCAGCTCTACAGCGTGCCGGGCCGCCTGCCTCCGCCCGGCCTGTCGATGCTGCCGCAGGGCGTGCACGATGATTTCTGGTTCGGCGGGCGCGAGAACGTGGTGCTGGTCCAGCGTGTGCAGGGCGTGGACTACTTCGTCGTGCGCGATATCACCGGGATCGAGACCATCGAGGACGCCCTGCTCCTGGGATCACTGGGCCTGGCGTTCGTCGCACTGGTGGTCATCGGGGTGATGGTCGCCCGGGGCGTGCGGACCGCGCTGCGCCCCCTGTCCGACCTGGCGAACGACATCGGCACGCTTTCTCCCGATCATGCCGGCCAGCGCGTGGTCGTGGCGGATGGCGCCAGCTCCGAGCTGCATGTCATCACCAACGCCCTGAACGACTACCTGCGCCGCCAGGATGACTTCGTCGAGCGCGAGCGCATCTTCATCGACACCGCCAGCCACGAGCTGCGTACGCCCATCGCCATCATGGCCGGCGCCAGCGAACTGGCGCTGGGGCAACCCGGCCTGCCGGCACCGGCGCGCCAGCAGGTGCAACGCATCCATCGCACGGCCCGTGACGTGGAGCGCCTGATCGCCCTGCTGCTGACGCTGGCCAAGGACCCGGCACGCTTGTCGCGCAGCAACGAAGTGGTGATGCTGCATGAGCTGCTGCCCGACATCATCGACGACCACCGCCACCTGCTGGCGGGCAAGGATCTTTCCATCGTGGTCGACGAGCTGCGGCCATGCACGGTGTCCGCGCCGCTGCACATTGTCCAGGCGGCCGTCGGCAACCTGCTGCGCAACGCCATCGAGAACAGCGACCGCGGTGAGATCCACGTCCGCCTGGATGCCGATGCCACCGTCACCCTGCAGGATCCCGGGCACGGGATGACGCCCGAAGACATCAGCCGCATCTACGCACAGCTGGCGCGCGGCGGCAGTCGCGAAGGCGGCGGCATCGGACTGGACCTGCTGGCACGCCTGTGCGAACACCTGGGCTGGACGTTGTCGATCCAGTCCGCACCGGGACGCGGCACGATCAGCCGCCTGCGCCTTTCGCGCTGA
- a CDS encoding MliC family protein, with product MKSPLLCLPLFLLAACAPESPAPADTAPAAPESAATEAPAATVTRPDTAPALAPPSFDCAKAASEAEKLVCTDAELAALDRQLAARYVEAKGADPAVQRGWVKGRDECWKADDARLCVLESYRTRLVELAIHAPGVVVPKAVEYRCDDNSKPFTMTYYNDLDPQAAVMTWGNDQAIVFPQPAASGARYGRSGIEYREHQGEARVDFFGNKLSCRPVP from the coding sequence ATGAAGTCGCCCCTGTTGTGCCTCCCTCTGTTCCTGCTGGCGGCCTGCGCGCCCGAATCGCCTGCGCCTGCCGATACCGCGCCTGCTGCGCCCGAGTCCGCGGCCACGGAGGCGCCCGCTGCGACCGTGACGCGTCCGGACACCGCTCCCGCGCTGGCACCGCCCTCGTTCGATTGCGCCAAGGCCGCGAGCGAGGCAGAGAAGCTGGTCTGCACCGACGCCGAACTGGCCGCGCTCGACCGTCAGCTTGCCGCGCGCTACGTGGAAGCGAAGGGCGCCGATCCCGCCGTGCAGCGCGGCTGGGTGAAGGGGCGCGACGAATGCTGGAAGGCGGACGATGCGCGCCTGTGCGTGCTGGAGTCCTACAGGACCCGCCTGGTCGAGCTGGCGATCCATGCCCCCGGCGTTGTGGTGCCCAAGGCGGTGGAATACCGCTGCGACGACAACAGCAAGCCGTTCACGATGACCTACTACAACGACCTCGATCCGCAGGCGGCCGTGATGACATGGGGCAACGACCAGGCCATCGTCTTCCCGCAGCCGGCCGCCAGCGGTGCCAGGTACGGCCGCAGTGGCATCGAGTATCGGGAACACCAGGGCGAAGCCCGTGTGGACTTCTTCGGCAACAAGCTCAGCTGCCGGCCTGTCCCGTGA
- a CDS encoding DUF3011 domain-containing protein — translation MECTRTILYLCLAGAGLWGSEARADDDYVTCESRNDRYQSCPISTSAYVTLDRQLSSTSCVQGRSWDYNRREIWVDDGCRATFRVHTSSSGHHDGNKDAKVAAGVLIGAAILGAIAANADKKDDKYDDDRYQGPRHTSYVPGWMIGTFEGYNPMYNSDVTLTIDSDGRARARSGGQTVNGWINDGRLNVGNTTFDIDQSRDGLVTSQVGDRHNEVRYRRVR, via the coding sequence ATGGAATGCACGCGCACCATTCTGTACCTCTGCCTGGCCGGCGCCGGCCTCTGGGGCTCCGAAGCCCGGGCCGACGATGACTACGTCACCTGCGAAAGCCGCAACGACCGCTACCAGAGTTGCCCGATCTCCACATCGGCCTACGTCACCCTGGACCGCCAGTTGTCCAGCACCTCGTGCGTCCAAGGCCGCAGCTGGGACTACAACCGCCGCGAGATCTGGGTGGACGACGGCTGCCGCGCGACCTTCCGCGTGCACACGAGTTCGTCCGGCCATCATGACGGCAACAAGGATGCCAAGGTGGCGGCCGGGGTCCTCATCGGCGCGGCCATCCTCGGCGCCATCGCCGCCAACGCGGACAAGAAGGACGACAAGTACGACGACGACCGTTACCAGGGGCCGCGGCATACGTCCTATGTCCCGGGCTGGATGATCGGCACGTTCGAAGGCTACAACCCGATGTACAACAGCGACGTGACCCTGACGATCGACTCCGATGGCCGCGCAAGAGCCCGTTCCGGCGGCCAGACCGTGAATGGCTGGATCAACGACGGCCGGCTCAACGTGGGCAACACCACCTTCGACATCGACCAGTCCCGCGACGGTCTGGTCACCTCGCAGGTCGGTGACCGCCACAACGAGGTGCGCTACCGCCGCGTTCGCTGA
- a CDS encoding multifunctional CCA addition/repair protein, producing the protein MKIYLVGGAVRDRLLGLAPGDRDWVVVGATQAAMEAQGFKAVGRDFPVFLHPDTGEEYALARTERKSGRGYRGFVVDADPSVTLEDDLQRRDFTLNAIAQDADGTLVDPYGGARDIDARVLRHVSQAFIEDPLRVLRAARFMARFASLGFTIAPETMALMRELVASGELDALVPERVWQELKRALASTKPSAFLSTLRACGALAVVLPEVDALYGVPQRAEYHPEVDTGVHQEMVSDMAARLAPGDACIGFAALTHDLGKALTPADMLPKHIGHEHAGVKPVLALCERLKVPADYRELAVMACREHLNVHRLAELRDATVVELLTRCDAFRRPERIPWLATVCEADKRGRGDHAEADYPQGRELVRLHQAARQVSTRDVACDGMTGPQIGDAIRAARVAAVQQARRING; encoded by the coding sequence ATGAAGATCTATCTCGTCGGCGGCGCGGTGCGCGACCGGTTGCTGGGGCTGGCACCCGGCGACCGCGACTGGGTCGTGGTCGGTGCCACCCAGGCGGCGATGGAGGCGCAGGGATTCAAGGCGGTCGGGCGCGACTTCCCGGTGTTCCTGCACCCCGATACGGGCGAGGAGTACGCGCTCGCGCGCACGGAACGCAAGAGTGGACGGGGCTATCGTGGTTTCGTGGTCGATGCCGATCCATCCGTGACGCTGGAAGACGACCTGCAGCGGCGCGACTTCACGCTCAATGCCATCGCGCAGGACGCCGATGGGACGCTGGTGGATCCGTATGGCGGCGCGCGCGACATCGACGCGCGCGTGCTGCGGCACGTGAGCCAGGCCTTCATCGAAGACCCCCTGCGCGTGCTGCGCGCGGCGCGATTCATGGCACGCTTCGCATCGCTGGGTTTCACCATCGCACCGGAGACGATGGCGCTGATGCGCGAACTGGTCGCCAGTGGCGAGCTCGACGCACTGGTGCCGGAGCGGGTGTGGCAGGAACTCAAACGCGCGCTGGCGTCCACGAAGCCTTCCGCCTTCCTTTCCACGCTGCGTGCCTGCGGAGCGCTGGCCGTGGTGCTGCCCGAGGTGGATGCGCTGTACGGTGTTCCGCAGCGCGCGGAGTACCACCCGGAAGTGGACACGGGCGTGCACCAGGAGATGGTCAGCGACATGGCCGCACGCCTCGCGCCCGGTGATGCGTGCATCGGATTCGCCGCGTTGACCCACGACCTGGGCAAGGCCTTGACGCCGGCCGACATGTTGCCGAAGCACATCGGGCACGAACACGCCGGCGTCAAGCCCGTGCTGGCCCTGTGCGAGCGCCTGAAGGTCCCCGCCGACTACCGCGAGCTGGCGGTGATGGCGTGCCGCGAGCATCTCAACGTGCATCGCCTGGCAGAACTGCGCGATGCCACGGTCGTGGAGCTGCTCACGCGCTGCGATGCCTTCCGCCGACCCGAGCGCATTCCGTGGCTGGCCACGGTCTGCGAGGCGGACAAGCGCGGACGTGGCGACCATGCAGAGGCGGACTATCCGCAGGGCCGGGAACTGGTACGCCTGCACCAGGCGGCCCGGCAGGTCAGCACCCGCGACGTGGCCTGTGACGGCATGACCGGCCCGCAGATCGGCGACGCCATCCGCGCCGCACGGGTTGCCGCCGTGCAGCAGGCCCGTCGGATCAACGGCTGA